In one Lolium rigidum isolate FL_2022 chromosome 3, APGP_CSIRO_Lrig_0.1, whole genome shotgun sequence genomic region, the following are encoded:
- the LOC124704514 gene encoding myosin-binding protein 7-like: protein MDQHADSSPSSSSEPRRSVKRRPPAGSPELSPRAAGGEAAELIRRLEELESTAARLRGEKEALEDSARGLQGELEAERASAETAASEAMLMIERLQREKAAAQMEARQFKRYAEGRADHEREVQEEIASLSDLAASYHSRLQSHGIDPDTFSDEEDEELYEEQRGHLEHSDLLSSAMVAPEEDANGGDLLSSAMDVKAMVDEEEQEQSIAPVEKEFEYTVDVRCASPTMAAVAVVGEYTGDDVAGNAEGLYARVEALEADRAAMRREMAALRAERAQLVMAREMARRLCWEVVSEQKSDVKKAVVPARSFSALGICKWVLSIIFRRRSSTVRYTFGLSTTFLGLLLLLDRSTMLSPWRRLPRPQR from the exons ATGGACCAGCACGCcgactcctccccctcctcctcctccgagccgcGGCGGTCGGTGAAGCGGCGCCCGCCGGCCGGATCGCCGGAGCTCTCGCCGCGGGCCGCGGGCGGGGAGGCGGCGGAGCTGATCCGGCGCCTGGAGGAGCTGGAGTCCACGGCCGCGCGGCTGCGGGGCGAGAAGGAGGCGCTGGAGGACTCGGCCCGCGGCCTGCAAGGCGAGCTGGAGGCCGAGCGCGCCTCCGCCGAGACGGCCGCCAGCGAGGCCATGCTCATGATCGAGCGCCTGCAGCGCGAGAAGGCCGCCGCGCAGATGGAGGCGCGCCAGTTCAagcgctacgccgagggccgcgccGACCACGAGCGCGAGGTGCAGGAGGAGATCGCCTCGCTCTCCGACCTCGCCGCGTCATACCACTCCCGGCTCCAGTCCCATGGGATCGACCCCGACAccttctccgacgaggaggacgaggagctctACGAGGAGCAGCGCGGCCATCTGGAGCACAGCGACCTGCTAAGCAGCGCCATGGTCGCGCCAGAGGAAGATGCAAACGGCGGCGACTTGCTGAGCAGCGCCATGGACGTCAAAGCCATGGTCGACGAGGAGGAACAAGAGCAATCTATTGCCCCCGTGGAGAAAGAGTTCGAGTACACGGTGGATGTCAGGTGCGCGAGCCCAACGATGGCGGCCGTGGCGGTGGTGGGGGAGTACACTGGGGACGATGTAGCTGGCAATGCTGAGGGTTTATATGCCAGGGTAGAGGCGCTGGAGGCGGACAGAGCAGCCATGCGAAGAGAGATGGCGGCGCTGCGGGCGGAGAGAGCGCAGCTGGTCATGGCCAGGGAGATGGCACGGCGGCTCTGCTGGGAGGTGGTTTCTGAGCAAAAAAGCGATGTGAAGAAGGCGGTTGTCCCAGCAAGGAGCTTCTCGGCGTTAGGAATTTGCAAG TGGGTGCTCTCAATTATCTTTCGGAGAAGAAGTTCTACCGTCAG GTATACCTTTGGCTTGTCAACTACGTTCCTTGGCCTCCTGCTGCTCCTTgacagatccaccatgttgagtcCATGGCGACGTCTTCCTAGGCCACAGCGATGA